Proteins from one Ornithobacterium rhinotracheale genomic window:
- a CDS encoding ATPase translates to MNEITTIVESGSTKSDWIFLNAENQIVLRTQSIGLNPLFIQAEGIEKALAQNSELGAFSDKTTQIYFYGAGVPTESLKNEIKNGILAHFPHAEISIESDLKAACLAAYRGEPCLVAILGTGSNACFFDGEEIWQETPSLGFILGDEGSGNHIGRNLVRDYFSKKMPKNLAEKFYQKYHLNKDELLMKVYKSPHPNTFLATLNEFANEHRHEVYIQQLIEKCLTEFVEYQILPYAQKNDCKINFIGSIAHTHHEILEIVCDKFYLKLGKIIQKPIDDLVAYHIQHRKK, encoded by the coding sequence ATGAACGAAATCACTACCATAGTAGAAAGTGGCTCGACCAAGTCTGATTGGATTTTCCTAAATGCTGAGAATCAAATTGTTCTAAGAACGCAGAGCATCGGGCTAAATCCTTTATTTATTCAAGCAGAAGGAATAGAAAAAGCACTTGCACAAAATTCGGAATTAGGTGCATTTTCAGATAAAACTACTCAAATTTATTTTTATGGTGCAGGCGTGCCAACTGAATCCTTAAAAAATGAAATAAAAAATGGGATTTTGGCACATTTTCCTCATGCTGAAATCAGTATTGAGTCGGATTTGAAGGCGGCTTGCTTGGCGGCTTATCGCGGAGAGCCGTGTTTGGTGGCGATTTTGGGCACGGGCTCCAACGCTTGTTTTTTTGACGGAGAAGAAATTTGGCAAGAAACACCATCTTTAGGTTTTATTTTGGGCGATGAAGGCTCGGGCAATCACATCGGGCGAAACTTAGTTCGTGATTATTTTTCTAAAAAAATGCCGAAAAATCTTGCCGAAAAATTTTATCAAAAATATCATTTAAACAAAGATGAATTGTTGATGAAAGTTTATAAATCACCTCACCCCAATACATTTTTGGCAACTCTTAATGAATTTGCCAATGAGCATCGCCATGAAGTCTACATTCAGCAATTGATTGAAAAATGCTTAACGGAATTTGTAGAATATCAGATTTTGCCATATGCACAAAAAAATGATTGTAAAATCAATTTTATAGGCTCAATTGCTCATACGCACCACGAAATTTTAGAAATCGTATGCGATAAGTTTTATTTAAAATTGGGCAAAATCATTCAAAAACCCATAGATGATTTGGTAGCTTATCATATTCAACATAGGAAAAAATAG
- a CDS encoding ROK family protein: protein MALTNLSKQFALGIDIGGTNTKYGLVSQRGEILVKGVLKTKQYPVIEDYIQALYDEIYPIIQEHKKDSVFAGIGVGAPNANYFKGTIENATNLDWKGIVPFASLMEEKFDAPCRITNDANAAAMGEMMYGAARGMKDFIMITLGTGVGSGIVCGGQLIYGHDGFAGELGHTIVKPNGRKHWGTGSEGCLEAYASATGIAITAKKMRAEFPESMLNQYKEDEINAKTVHECAEKGDPVAIEVFRYTGQRLGEALANFVMFSSPEAILLFGGVVKAGDFLLKPARLHMERNLLPGFRGKVKLVVSELDEADAAILGASALVWA from the coding sequence ATGGCATTAACGAATTTATCTAAGCAATTTGCTTTAGGAATAGACATCGGGGGTACTAATACTAAATATGGTTTAGTGAGCCAAAGGGGAGAAATCCTAGTTAAAGGAGTTTTGAAAACAAAACAATATCCCGTGATTGAGGATTATATCCAAGCATTGTATGATGAAATTTACCCTATCATTCAAGAACATAAAAAAGACAGCGTTTTTGCAGGGATAGGTGTTGGAGCACCAAACGCTAATTATTTTAAAGGTACTATAGAGAATGCGACCAACCTTGATTGGAAAGGCATCGTTCCTTTTGCATCGCTTATGGAAGAAAAGTTTGATGCCCCTTGTAGAATTACCAATGATGCCAACGCGGCTGCGATGGGCGAAATGATGTATGGCGCGGCTCGTGGTATGAAAGATTTTATCATGATCACATTAGGTACAGGTGTAGGTAGTGGAATCGTTTGTGGCGGACAATTAATCTATGGTCACGACGGATTTGCAGGAGAGCTTGGTCATACCATTGTAAAACCAAATGGTAGAAAACACTGGGGTACAGGATCTGAAGGATGCCTTGAAGCCTATGCATCTGCTACAGGTATTGCAATTACGGCTAAGAAAATGCGAGCAGAATTTCCAGAATCTATGCTAAACCAATACAAAGAAGATGAAATCAATGCAAAAACAGTTCACGAATGTGCCGAAAAAGGCGATCCTGTTGCCATTGAAGTATTCCGCTACACCGGTCAGCGTTTGGGGGAGGCATTAGCAAACTTCGTAATGTTCTCATCACCAGAAGCTATTTTGCTTTTCGGAGGGGTAGTGAAGGCAGGAGATTTCTTGCTAAAACCTGCGAGATTGCACATGGAACGCAACTTGCTACCTGGGTTCAGAGGCAAAGTAAAACTCGTTGTGAGTGAGCTTGACGAAGCCGATGCAGCGATTCTAGGTGCCAGTGCACTTGTTTGGGCATAA
- a CDS encoding NAD(P)H-dependent oxidoreductase: MNFLQAMQERYTTKVYDETKKIDEKEITELKEIVRLSPSSINSQPWKFLFIEEPELKAKLAERSFYNEPKIKNASCLVVFMVKSVEQFEKEIHDYLPEGALNYYQGHIINTPKEDKEKWMEKQVYIALGVLLSACAVKGIDTTTMEGIQPSEYDEVLQIDGYKTIVAVALGGRDEENDYNQLHLSPKQRRNEDLVIKHYK; this comes from the coding sequence ATGAATTTTCTACAAGCAATGCAAGAGCGATACACGACCAAAGTGTATGATGAAACTAAAAAAATTGATGAAAAAGAAATTACGGAACTTAAAGAAATAGTAAGACTTAGCCCTTCTTCTATCAATAGCCAGCCATGGAAATTCTTATTTATAGAAGAGCCTGAACTCAAAGCAAAATTGGCAGAAAGATCTTTTTACAACGAGCCAAAAATTAAAAATGCTTCTTGCCTGGTGGTTTTTATGGTAAAATCGGTAGAGCAATTTGAAAAAGAAATTCACGATTATTTGCCAGAGGGAGCCTTAAATTATTACCAAGGGCACATCATCAATACGCCTAAAGAGGACAAAGAAAAATGGATGGAAAAGCAAGTGTACATTGCGCTCGGTGTGCTATTGAGTGCATGTGCCGTAAAAGGTATCGACACCACTACAATGGAGGGGATTCAACCTTCTGAATACGACGAAGTGTTACAAATCGATGGATACAAAACCATCGTGGCAGTAGCCCTAGGTGGACGCGATGAGGAAAACGATTACAACCAATTGCACCTTTCGCCTAAACAGAGAAGAAACGAGGATTTAGTGATAAAACACTATAAATAA
- a CDS encoding dipeptidyl-peptidase 3 family protein, whose protein sequence is MKKLILSLASLAIFSACSTTKNTKVEYAKVNLAQYTPVKLTADLSKLTPSERKMIPYLIEAANVMNDLFWYEGYGKKQALLEYLKGDTEKYAIINYGPWDRLDNDLPFVKGVGLKPLGANFYPTNMTKEEFEKANLPEGKSLYTFVRRNMKGELYTIPYHQMFEKEVHYVAELLQKAASISEDKELKNYLLKRADAMLTDNYYESDLAWINMKNNTIDVIIGPIETYEDQLFGFKAAHEAYVLIKDKEWSKKLDKYASYLPELQKGLPVPAEYKKETPGSDSDLGAYDVIYYAGNANSGSKTIAVNLPNDEKIQLEKGTRRLQLKNAMQAKFDKILIPIVNTLISPEQRKNVNFDAFFANTMFHEVAHGLGIKNTINGRGTVRENLKEYASALEEGKADILGLYMVSELLNKGVIDGNEKDFMVTFMAGIFRSVRFGASSAHGIANTIRFNYFKEQGAFSKNSDGTYVVNFDKFKDAVESLSRLILTLQGDGDYEGVKRLVEKYGKISPELQKDLDKLNHDNIPVDIDFIQGIKVLGYK, encoded by the coding sequence ATGAAAAAACTAATTTTATCGCTTGCAAGCCTTGCTATTTTCTCGGCTTGTAGCACAACCAAAAACACCAAAGTGGAATACGCCAAAGTAAATTTAGCTCAATATACCCCCGTAAAACTGACTGCCGATTTGTCTAAACTCACTCCGAGCGAACGAAAAATGATTCCGTATCTGATTGAAGCCGCCAATGTGATGAATGATTTGTTCTGGTACGAAGGTTATGGAAAAAAACAAGCTTTGCTAGAATATTTAAAAGGTGATACCGAAAAATACGCCATCATCAATTACGGGCCTTGGGATAGGCTAGACAACGATTTGCCATTCGTAAAAGGTGTGGGATTAAAGCCACTAGGCGCCAACTTCTACCCTACCAATATGACCAAAGAAGAGTTTGAAAAAGCCAATTTACCCGAAGGCAAATCGCTCTATACCTTTGTACGCAGAAACATGAAAGGCGAATTGTACACAATTCCTTATCACCAAATGTTTGAAAAAGAAGTGCACTATGTTGCTGAATTATTGCAAAAAGCAGCTTCTATTTCAGAAGATAAAGAGCTTAAAAACTATTTGCTAAAACGCGCCGATGCCATGCTTACCGATAATTATTACGAAAGTGATTTAGCGTGGATCAATATGAAAAACAACACCATAGATGTCATCATTGGCCCTATCGAAACTTATGAAGATCAATTATTTGGATTTAAAGCAGCACACGAGGCTTATGTTTTAATCAAAGATAAAGAATGGAGCAAAAAATTGGATAAATATGCAAGCTATCTCCCTGAATTACAAAAAGGATTGCCCGTTCCCGCAGAATATAAAAAAGAAACACCTGGAAGCGACTCAGATTTAGGTGCTTATGATGTGATTTACTACGCAGGAAACGCCAACTCAGGGAGCAAAACAATTGCCGTAAATTTACCCAACGACGAAAAAATTCAATTGGAAAAAGGAACTCGGCGCTTGCAACTTAAAAATGCCATGCAGGCAAAATTCGATAAAATCTTAATCCCAATTGTGAACACTCTAATCTCACCCGAACAAAGAAAAAATGTGAATTTTGATGCATTTTTTGCCAATACAATGTTTCACGAAGTGGCGCATGGTTTGGGGATTAAAAATACCATCAACGGGCGTGGCACAGTGCGCGAGAATTTGAAAGAATACGCTTCTGCCCTAGAAGAAGGAAAAGCCGATATTTTGGGTCTTTATATGGTTTCTGAATTGCTCAACAAAGGCGTAATCGATGGAAACGAAAAAGATTTTATGGTTACTTTTATGGCGGGCATCTTCCGTTCGGTACGCTTTGGAGCATCCAGTGCCCACGGGATTGCTAATACCATTCGCTTTAATTATTTTAAAGAGCAAGGTGCTTTTTCTAAAAACAGCGACGGCACCTATGTGGTAAACTTTGATAAATTTAAAGACGCCGTGGAAAGCCTTAGCCGTTTAATCTTGACGCTCCAAGGCGACGGAGATTACGAAGGCGTAAAACGATTGGTTGAAAAATACGGAAAAATTTCTCCAGAATTACAGAAAGATTTAGATAAGTTAAACCACGATAATATTCCTGTGGACATTGATTTTATCCAAGGAATAAAAGTTTTAGGCTATAAATAA